Proteins co-encoded in one Polynucleobacter sp. MG-6-Vaara-E2 genomic window:
- a CDS encoding SDR family oxidoreductase, protein MSYIKKAIIAGISSDIGISLLKDWADKGWDVYGTYRKKSKELTDLEDKLGGILSCDFSNSQDVDSAVAKIESKVRNWDVLVMAPGLQDPVGLFADCNFDDWTNSIMVNFVNQIRFVHRIIGSRNMQSDATPSVIFFAGGGTNNAPTHYSAYIASKIALMKMTELLSVEIPDTKFVILGPGWVKTKIHDSTLNAKSKAGSNYERTIDMFSKDEWVPMSSVISCCNWLIDSQKELLTGRNFSLVFDKWGTEDLNARLENDKDLYKLRRYGN, encoded by the coding sequence ATGAGCTATATAAAAAAGGCAATAATTGCAGGAATCTCATCAGACATAGGCATTTCTTTGTTAAAAGATTGGGCCGATAAGGGCTGGGACGTCTATGGAACATATAGAAAAAAATCTAAAGAATTGACTGATCTGGAGGATAAGCTTGGAGGAATCCTTTCATGTGACTTTTCTAATTCGCAAGATGTGGATAGTGCTGTCGCTAAGATCGAGTCAAAAGTTCGGAATTGGGATGTCTTGGTTATGGCCCCAGGGCTTCAGGATCCAGTTGGACTATTTGCTGATTGCAACTTTGATGATTGGACAAATTCAATAATGGTAAATTTTGTAAACCAAATTAGATTTGTTCATCGAATAATCGGATCTAGGAATATGCAATCTGACGCAACTCCAAGTGTAATTTTTTTTGCAGGCGGTGGAACGAATAATGCCCCTACTCACTATTCTGCGTACATAGCATCAAAAATAGCTTTGATGAAGATGACGGAGCTGTTAAGTGTTGAAATTCCAGATACAAAATTTGTAATACTTGGACCAGGTTGGGTAAAAACAAAAATACATGATTCCACATTAAATGCGAAATCGAAAGCCGGGTCGAATTATGAAAGAACAATAGATATGTTTTCTAAAGATGAATGGGTTCCAATGTCATCTGTAATTAGTTGCTGTAATTGGCTTATTGATTCCCAAAAAGAATTACTAACAGGAAGAAACTTTAGTCTTGTCTTTGACAAATGGGGCACAGAAGATCTTAATGCAAGACTAGAAAATGATAAGGATTTATACAAGCTTCGCCGATACGGTAATTAA
- a CDS encoding class I SAM-dependent methyltransferase, producing the protein MGKEIDLLVNYPKTKRNLEERVASKTEADRAIARQFGFDFFDGDRNHGYGGFHYFARFWQPVIPTFQEYWGLNKNSSILDVGCAKGFMMHDLAQLIPGITVKGIDISKYAIENTIEDMKPHVQVANATKLPFEDQSFDVVISINSIHNLERDECGKALQEIERVSRKGSFITVDAYRNGEEKKRMYAWNLTAKTIMSVDEWVQFFEEVGYTGDYFWFIP; encoded by the coding sequence ATGGGAAAAGAAATTGACCTTCTTGTTAATTACCCAAAAACTAAACGTAACCTTGAGGAGCGGGTAGCGTCTAAAACTGAGGCTGATCGGGCTATTGCAAGGCAATTTGGGTTTGATTTTTTCGATGGTGATCGAAACCACGGTTATGGCGGCTTTCATTACTTCGCAAGATTTTGGCAGCCAGTAATCCCTACTTTTCAGGAGTATTGGGGATTAAATAAAAATAGCTCTATCTTGGATGTTGGATGCGCTAAGGGTTTTATGATGCATGATTTAGCTCAGCTTATTCCCGGCATCACAGTTAAGGGAATTGATATTTCTAAGTATGCAATTGAAAACACAATCGAAGATATGAAACCGCATGTACAAGTGGCTAATGCTACAAAATTACCATTTGAGGATCAGTCCTTTGATGTGGTGATTTCTATTAATAGCATTCACAATCTTGAGCGTGATGAATGCGGCAAGGCATTGCAGGAAATTGAGCGCGTTAGTCGTAAGGGCTCTTTCATAACTGTTGATGCTTACCGTAATGGGGAAGAAAAAAAACGCATGTATGCTTGGAACTTGACTGCTAAGACAATTATGTCTGTAGATGAGTGGGTTCAATTCTTTGAGGAAGTGGGTTATACCGGCGACTATTTTTGGTTTATCCCATGA
- a CDS encoding NAD(P)-dependent oxidoreductase produces MKILVTGACGYKGHILVPKLLKRGHEVIAFDLQWFGNYLQPHPKLLVLKGDVRDIDLISLEGVDSIIHLSSIANDPCGDLNPKLTWEVSALATMQLADKAKRSGVKRFIYASSGSVYGVKEELDVTEDLELKPLSEYNKTKMVGERVLLSYEDDMVVQIVRPATVCGYSPRMRLDVSVNLLTMQALSKGKITVFGGDQVRPNIHIDDITDVYLHLLDHPGITGIYNAGFENISIKDIAKLVTKYLPVEIEITDSNDPRSYRINSDKLLATGYKPKKIVEDAIKEIIEKYHSGILRDEDHFYNLRWMEKTVLSNGHSL; encoded by the coding sequence ATGAAAATACTAGTGACGGGAGCTTGTGGATATAAGGGCCACATACTAGTCCCAAAATTACTCAAAAGGGGCCACGAAGTAATTGCATTTGATTTGCAATGGTTTGGTAATTATCTTCAGCCACATCCGAAATTATTAGTCCTCAAGGGAGATGTGCGCGATATTGATTTGATATCACTGGAAGGGGTCGATTCGATTATTCATCTATCGTCCATTGCCAATGATCCATGTGGAGATTTAAATCCAAAGCTTACCTGGGAGGTAAGCGCCTTAGCAACGATGCAATTGGCTGATAAAGCCAAAAGATCGGGTGTAAAGCGTTTTATTTACGCATCCTCTGGTAGTGTTTATGGTGTTAAAGAAGAGCTCGATGTAACCGAAGATTTAGAATTAAAACCACTCTCCGAATACAACAAAACTAAAATGGTTGGAGAACGCGTTTTATTGAGTTATGAGGATGATATGGTTGTCCAGATCGTCCGCCCTGCGACTGTCTGTGGCTACTCCCCAAGAATGCGTTTAGATGTATCCGTTAATCTTTTGACTATGCAGGCTTTGTCAAAAGGAAAAATCACGGTATTTGGCGGGGATCAGGTTAGACCAAATATACACATTGATGATATTACTGACGTATATTTGCACTTGCTTGATCATCCAGGCATTACTGGGATATATAACGCTGGATTTGAGAATATCTCTATTAAGGATATAGCTAAACTAGTTACAAAATATCTCCCTGTAGAGATTGAAATTACGGATTCAAATGATCCTCGCTCCTATCGAATTAATTCTGATAAATTGTTAGCTACTGGATATAAGCCCAAGAAAATCGTTGAGGATGCCATTAAAGAAATCATTGAGAAATACCATTCTGGAATTTTAAGGGATGAGGACCATTTCTACAATCTTCGCTGGATGGAAAAAACAGTTCTCTCAAATGGACATTCTTTGTGA
- a CDS encoding transketolase family protein, protein MKKLREEFADTLLELGPKDSRVVVMVGDISHGILQPFAKACPGRYFNIGICEPAMVNIASGISKVGLIPVIHTIAPFIIERAYEQIKLDFGYQKLPVNLVSVGGSFDYAQLGCSHHCYTDVSLISHLNRGVVVMPGSPIEFNKLFTDIYSENNINYFRLSEQSHGVNFNREDIKFGEGIKIQDGKDVTIAVVGSQLKNAMNAAELLKSDGISTEIIYFHTIKPFDKKIIRESLLKTRRLVTLEELSEHDGLFSISIKSSIGIDGLKCEQIAIKDFIHGYGSYEDLCKKSGLDHHAVYAAVKKIVNL, encoded by the coding sequence ATGAAAAAATTAAGAGAAGAATTTGCAGATACTTTGCTTGAGCTTGGCCCTAAGGATTCTCGAGTTGTTGTAATGGTTGGGGATATAAGCCACGGAATTCTCCAGCCATTTGCAAAAGCATGCCCTGGTAGATATTTTAATATTGGTATATGTGAACCTGCCATGGTTAATATTGCATCAGGAATTAGTAAGGTAGGCTTGATACCTGTAATTCATACAATTGCTCCTTTCATAATAGAGCGTGCATATGAACAGATTAAGTTGGATTTTGGTTATCAAAAATTACCTGTTAATTTGGTCTCAGTAGGCGGATCATTCGATTATGCTCAATTAGGTTGTAGTCATCACTGCTATACAGATGTGTCCTTAATTAGTCATTTGAATAGGGGCGTTGTTGTAATGCCAGGAAGTCCAATTGAGTTTAATAAATTATTTACTGATATTTATTCTGAAAATAATATTAATTACTTTAGGTTATCTGAACAATCTCATGGCGTAAATTTTAATAGAGAGGACATCAAGTTCGGAGAGGGCATTAAGATCCAAGATGGAAAAGATGTGACGATTGCGGTTGTGGGCTCACAATTGAAAAATGCAATGAATGCTGCAGAGCTTTTAAAATCAGATGGAATTTCGACTGAAATCATTTATTTTCATACCATCAAGCCATTTGATAAAAAAATAATACGTGAGAGTCTATTGAAGACTAGGCGGCTGGTTACGCTTGAAGAATTGTCTGAGCATGATGGTTTATTTAGTATAAGCATTAAGTCGAGTATTGGTATTGATGGTTTGAAGTGTGAGCAAATTGCAATAAAAGACTTCATTCATGGTTATGGTAGTTACGAGGATCTTTGTAAAAAATCAGGCCTTGATCATCATGCTGTTTATGCAGCAGTTAAAAAAATTGTCAATTTATAG
- a CDS encoding FkbM family methyltransferase, whose translation MNSNIEKIINCLPEVFQLHSRDTKIYEQLSAASNDLIEASVLSKEEYLPIDTGVFGKVIFPYTKMGAIDSLDLFGLDELIIFSYYWTNRMRYRNVADIGANIGLHSLLMSRCGWQVAAYEPDPVHCNLIKRNLDLNNVNSVTLFEAAVSDKAGSLEFTRVKGNTTGSHLTGSKKTPYGDLEKFRVDVEAIFDIMNRVDFIKLDVEGHEAVIIKSTKNVDWQSVDMMLEVGSPENAEDIFNHLNEIRVNCFSQKNGWRRVANVTDIPVSYKEGSLFISTKDEMNWVEL comes from the coding sequence ATGAATTCAAATATAGAAAAAATAATTAATTGCTTGCCCGAAGTATTTCAACTTCATTCGAGAGATACAAAAATCTATGAGCAGCTCTCGGCTGCATCAAATGATCTTATTGAAGCAAGCGTTTTAAGTAAAGAGGAGTATTTACCCATTGATACTGGAGTATTTGGAAAGGTTATATTTCCATATACAAAAATGGGTGCAATAGATTCCTTGGATTTATTTGGTTTGGATGAATTAATAATATTTAGCTACTATTGGACCAATCGTATGAGATACAGAAATGTAGCAGATATTGGTGCAAATATTGGTCTACACAGTCTTTTGATGAGTCGATGTGGCTGGCAAGTGGCTGCATATGAACCAGATCCCGTACACTGTAATTTGATTAAAAGAAATCTTGATTTGAATAATGTAAATAGTGTGACATTATTTGAGGCTGCAGTTTCAGATAAGGCAGGATCTTTGGAGTTCACAAGAGTTAAGGGGAATACAACAGGCAGTCATTTAACTGGATCTAAAAAAACACCCTATGGTGATCTTGAAAAGTTCCGTGTTGATGTGGAAGCAATTTTTGACATCATGAATAGAGTTGATTTTATTAAACTTGACGTAGAGGGACATGAGGCTGTAATTATCAAAAGCACTAAAAATGTGGATTGGCAAAGTGTCGATATGATGCTTGAAGTTGGTAGCCCAGAAAATGCAGAGGATATTTTCAACCATTTAAATGAAATCAGAGTAAATTGCTTTTCGCAGAAGAATGGCTGGAGAAGGGTTGCAAACGTTACCGACATACCTGTTAGCTATAAAGAGGGCTCTCTTTTTATATCAACGAAAGATGAGATGAATTGGGTTGAGCTATGA
- a CDS encoding zinc-binding dehydrogenase → MNYDGQKRAITAAILVELGKELEVKNITCPELHYGQVLVKILYSGICRSQLMEAKGGRGDDPWLPHLLGHEGSGIVIDVGEGVTKVRLGDSVILGWIKGAGIDAKNAIYYDGDTVINSGKVTTFSNYSVVSENRLVIKPKDLPFDLAVLFGCALPTGAGMVFNEIKPDRSSKVFVIGLGGIGISALLALKSMGVETIVAIDKSEDRLRIAKKIGVTHTFLSTDDEFIKNIINSIGAADYCIESGGTVESIELGYSLIRKFGGKLLFASHPPQGKKIQIEPHDLISGKEIAGTWGGAASPDIDIPRFYRQFLSSKIELRDFFSKQYKLAEINNAMRDMESGEVIRPLICMEH, encoded by the coding sequence ATGAATTACGACGGTCAGAAAAGAGCCATAACAGCAGCAATATTGGTTGAACTTGGCAAGGAATTAGAGGTAAAAAATATCACATGCCCAGAATTGCATTACGGTCAAGTACTAGTAAAAATTCTTTATAGTGGCATATGTAGAAGCCAGCTGATGGAGGCAAAGGGTGGTAGGGGCGATGATCCATGGTTGCCACATTTATTAGGTCATGAGGGGTCTGGCATAGTTATAGATGTTGGGGAGGGCGTGACTAAGGTTAGGTTGGGTGATAGCGTAATACTAGGTTGGATTAAGGGCGCCGGAATTGATGCAAAAAATGCAATTTATTATGATGGTGATACCGTAATTAATTCGGGAAAAGTGACTACTTTTAGCAATTACTCTGTCGTCTCTGAGAATAGGCTGGTGATTAAGCCGAAAGATTTGCCATTTGATCTAGCCGTATTATTTGGATGTGCGCTTCCAACTGGCGCTGGTATGGTTTTTAATGAAATTAAGCCAGATAGATCAAGCAAGGTATTTGTTATTGGCCTTGGTGGAATTGGGATTTCAGCACTATTGGCCCTGAAATCCATGGGAGTTGAAACAATTGTTGCAATTGATAAATCGGAAGATAGATTGCGCATTGCAAAGAAAATTGGAGTAACCCATACATTTCTTTCAACCGATGATGAATTTATAAAAAATATAATAAATTCAATAGGTGCGGCAGATTATTGCATAGAATCAGGTGGGACCGTTGAGAGTATTGAGTTGGGCTATTCTTTAATAAGAAAATTTGGCGGAAAGTTGCTATTTGCATCTCATCCACCTCAGGGAAAAAAAATTCAGATTGAGCCCCATGATTTAATAAGTGGAAAAGAAATTGCTGGAACTTGGGGAGGAGCGGCTAGTCCCGATATTGATATACCAAGATTTTATAGACAATTTTTAAGTTCTAAGATAGAGCTGAGAGATTTCTTTTCAAAGCAATATAAATTAGCAGAAATCAATAATGCAATGAGGGATATGGAGTCTGGAGAGGTTATCAGGCCATTGATTTGTATGGAGCACTAA
- a CDS encoding thiamine pyrophosphate-dependent dehydrogenase E1 component subunit alpha produces MTESLSINLFAKMYRIRAIEEAIAYHYPEGKMRCPVHLSIGQELIPSVFSEAIRPTDFAVSTHRGHAHYLAKGGNLNAMIAEIYGKSTGCSKGKGGSMHLIDLAVNFMGTSAIVGNSIPIGVGLALSVQLRETDQISCVFLGDGAIEEGVFYESVNFAAVRKLPVLFICENNLYSVYSPLSVRQPAGRSIANMVKAMGVEVGVADGMNIEASQGLMKRSIERVRKTGLPCFLEFSTYRWREHCGHAFDNEIGYRTPEEFLDWQQKDPLHHLEMQLIEDLSLQGLVMDIKSNVMNEVNAAFDFAETSPFPNQHEAYDNVFA; encoded by the coding sequence ATGACTGAGAGTTTGTCTATCAATTTGTTCGCAAAGATGTATCGCATTCGCGCGATTGAGGAGGCTATTGCCTATCATTATCCAGAAGGTAAGATGCGCTGCCCAGTACATTTGTCTATAGGCCAAGAGTTAATTCCATCGGTATTTTCAGAGGCGATTAGACCTACTGATTTTGCAGTGAGCACTCATCGCGGTCATGCACATTACTTGGCTAAAGGCGGAAATTTAAACGCGATGATAGCTGAGATTTATGGTAAGTCCACGGGCTGCTCCAAAGGTAAAGGCGGTTCAATGCACTTAATTGATTTAGCCGTAAATTTTATGGGCACTTCAGCCATTGTGGGTAACAGCATTCCGATTGGAGTGGGTCTTGCTTTATCCGTACAACTCAGGGAGACGGATCAAATTAGTTGTGTATTTTTGGGGGATGGTGCAATCGAAGAGGGAGTCTTTTACGAGTCAGTAAATTTTGCTGCAGTTCGCAAGTTGCCAGTCTTATTTATATGTGAGAATAATTTATATTCCGTATATAGTCCGTTATCAGTGCGTCAGCCGGCTGGTCGAAGTATCGCAAATATGGTCAAAGCGATGGGTGTTGAAGTTGGGGTTGCTGATGGAATGAATATTGAAGCAAGCCAAGGCCTGATGAAAAGATCTATAGAGCGTGTACGAAAAACCGGATTACCCTGTTTTCTGGAGTTTTCTACCTATCGATGGCGCGAGCATTGTGGTCATGCTTTTGACAATGAAATTGGTTACCGGACTCCAGAAGAGTTTTTGGACTGGCAACAAAAAGACCCTTTACATCATTTGGAGATGCAATTAATTGAAGATCTGAGCCTGCAAGGTCTTGTCATGGATATTAAATCTAACGTGATGAATGAAGTAAATGCTGCTTTTGATTTTGCAGAGACGTCTCCTTTTCCTAATCAGCATGAAGCCTATGATAATGTTTTCGCATAA
- a CDS encoding transketolase: MNSELRIKILEMVKRSGEGHIPSSFSIVDIIEYLYSSVLKYDCLKPKWSERDYFILSKGHGAGALYAVLHAKGVLKNDDIINYGTPAGILGGHPDSTIVPGAEASTGSLGHGFPTAVGIALGNKILGLSNKVFALLGDGECHEGTIWEAANIATNQELRNICAIVDWNGSAAQLMPRDDLPEKWKAFGWETFLMDGHSKDDFEKVFALVLNSKSNAPKAIIAKTIKGKGVSFMEGHGKWHHRVPTDEEMDHAILELKNEK; this comes from the coding sequence TTGAATAGCGAACTAAGAATTAAAATACTTGAAATGGTGAAGCGATCTGGTGAGGGTCATATTCCCAGTTCCTTTTCAATTGTCGACATAATAGAGTACTTGTATTCAAGTGTACTCAAATATGATTGCCTCAAGCCAAAATGGTCAGAAAGAGACTATTTCATTCTAAGCAAGGGGCATGGCGCTGGAGCACTCTATGCGGTACTGCACGCTAAAGGAGTGTTAAAAAATGACGACATAATTAATTATGGAACTCCCGCTGGGATTCTTGGAGGGCATCCAGATTCCACCATTGTTCCTGGTGCGGAGGCTAGCACGGGATCCTTAGGGCACGGCTTCCCTACTGCAGTCGGTATTGCCTTGGGAAATAAAATTTTGGGCCTATCAAACAAAGTATTCGCCCTTTTAGGCGACGGGGAATGTCATGAAGGGACAATATGGGAGGCAGCAAATATTGCAACCAATCAAGAGTTGAGGAATATTTGTGCAATAGTAGACTGGAATGGGTCTGCTGCTCAACTTATGCCTAGAGATGACTTACCAGAAAAATGGAAGGCATTTGGCTGGGAAACATTTTTAATGGATGGACATTCTAAGGATGATTTTGAAAAAGTATTTGCTTTGGTGCTTAATTCAAAATCAAATGCTCCAAAAGCAATAATTGCTAAAACAATTAAAGGTAAGGGTGTAAGTTTCATGGAGGGCCATGGTAAATGGCATCATCGAGTTCCCACGGATGAGGAAATGGATCATGCAATATTAGAGCTAAAGAACGAAAAATGA
- a CDS encoding alpha-ketoacid dehydrogenase subunit beta, with the protein MPQKSFATAINEGIAQAMDLDDSVICYGLGVTDPKAVFGTTASLEKRFGAARVFDMPTSENAMTGVAIGAALNGIKSVMTHQRVDFFLLALDQLVNSAAKWHYMFGGQNSVPITIRLIIGRGWGQGPTHSQNLQAWFAHIPGLKVVMPTTPEDAKGLLISSILDPNPVVFLEHRWLHNSIGEVPDGDFRLPLGKAKVMREGRDITIVSMSYMTIEALHAADYLEKQGVSCEVVDLRSIKPLDWETVFASTVKTGRLIALDSGFTTGSVAGEIVARVAMEKFSALRKAPARLAMPDVPEPTSIALTKGFYVRAADIAIKVLSMMDKSVDYINADLSEPDPHDVPGDWFKGPF; encoded by the coding sequence ATGCCCCAAAAGAGTTTTGCCACCGCAATCAACGAAGGAATTGCCCAAGCAATGGATCTGGACGATTCTGTAATTTGTTATGGCTTGGGAGTGACTGATCCAAAGGCAGTTTTTGGTACCACCGCCAGTCTAGAGAAACGTTTTGGGGCTGCCAGGGTATTTGATATGCCGACCTCAGAAAATGCAATGACTGGCGTAGCGATTGGCGCTGCCCTTAATGGTATTAAATCAGTAATGACGCACCAAAGAGTCGATTTTTTTCTTTTGGCATTGGATCAGTTGGTAAATAGCGCTGCAAAGTGGCATTACATGTTTGGGGGTCAAAATTCGGTTCCAATCACAATTCGTTTGATAATTGGTCGAGGTTGGGGGCAGGGACCAACCCACTCACAAAACCTACAAGCATGGTTTGCTCATATACCAGGATTAAAAGTGGTTATGCCCACTACCCCGGAAGATGCTAAAGGATTATTAATTTCTTCAATTTTGGATCCGAACCCTGTAGTATTTTTGGAGCATCGCTGGCTTCATAATTCAATCGGCGAGGTTCCTGATGGCGATTTTAGATTACCACTTGGTAAGGCTAAAGTGATGCGAGAAGGTCGAGACATCACAATTGTGTCAATGTCATATATGACCATTGAGGCACTGCATGCCGCTGATTATCTAGAGAAGCAAGGAGTCTCTTGTGAGGTAGTTGATTTGAGGAGTATAAAGCCACTTGATTGGGAGACAGTTTTTGCATCGACAGTAAAAACCGGTCGCTTAATTGCATTGGATTCTGGTTTTACTACAGGGTCTGTAGCGGGCGAAATTGTAGCAAGGGTGGCTATGGAGAAGTTTTCTGCTTTGCGTAAAGCGCCAGCCAGATTAGCAATGCCAGATGTTCCTGAGCCTACAAGTATCGCCTTAACTAAAGGATTTTATGTGCGTGCTGCTGACATTGCGATTAAAGTCCTGTCAATGATGGACAAAAGTGTTGACTACATTAATGCTGACTTATCAGAACCAGATCCTCATGATGTACCTGGTGATTGGTTCAAAGGACCTTTTTGA
- a CDS encoding SIS domain-containing protein: protein MGQFSSAESHISDYSNRLQAILSATDWSAVAKLAQEMMKCWRSQRQVFICGNGGSAGNAIHLANDFLYGIAKKTGSGLKINALSANSAVLTCLANDIGYEHIYSEQIAVLSSPGDLLIALSGSGNSKNIINAIEQANKMSVVTSAILGFSGGVCKRISSIPIHFPVDDMQIAEDLQLIVGHMLMQWMYINRVVDQDS, encoded by the coding sequence ATGGGTCAATTTTCCTCGGCTGAGTCTCACATTAGTGATTACTCAAATCGTTTGCAAGCAATACTTTCAGCTACAGATTGGTCGGCTGTAGCCAAATTAGCCCAAGAAATGATGAAATGCTGGAGAAGCCAACGGCAGGTATTTATTTGCGGTAATGGCGGCAGTGCTGGAAATGCAATTCACCTTGCCAATGATTTTCTCTACGGGATTGCCAAAAAAACTGGATCCGGATTGAAAATTAATGCATTGTCTGCAAATTCAGCGGTATTAACTTGCTTGGCAAATGATATCGGTTATGAGCATATTTACTCTGAGCAAATTGCAGTATTGTCAAGTCCCGGGGATTTATTGATTGCCTTAAGTGGTAGCGGAAATTCAAAAAACATTATTAATGCTATTGAGCAGGCCAATAAAATGAGTGTTGTGACTTCTGCAATTCTAGGATTTTCTGGTGGGGTCTGCAAAAGAATTTCATCTATCCCCATTCACTTTCCCGTTGACGATATGCAAATTGCCGAAGATCTGCAGTTGATTGTTGGCCATATGTTGATGCAATGGATGTATATAAATAGAGTTGTTGATCAGGACTCTTAA
- a CDS encoding GDP-mannose 4,6-dehydratase, protein MPPILIIGSNSFSGSTFADFALRQGAQVIGASRSVEPNPAFLPYKWHDHTNFLFHNLDLNAHLEELEVLVHERKPSYVINFAAQSMVGESWQNPGDWFMTNAVSTIKFHDVLRKCDFLKRYVHVSTPEVYGSCSGFVDESFPFNPSTPYAVSRAAADMSLRTFRSAYNFPVVTTRAANVYGPGQQLYRIIPRTILFILLGRKLQLHGGGISTRSFIHMNDVSDATWRIMMNGQDGQTYHISTNEVISIRNLVEKICEKLNVSFDDHVEFVGDRVGKDSAYHLDSKKIRSELAWQDKITLEQGLDDCISWIKSNLEVLKLQPFDYEHKP, encoded by the coding sequence ATGCCCCCAATTTTAATCATCGGTAGCAATTCGTTTTCTGGGTCTACTTTTGCTGATTTCGCACTGAGACAGGGCGCCCAGGTGATCGGTGCTAGCCGGTCTGTAGAGCCTAATCCAGCTTTCTTGCCCTATAAGTGGCACGATCACACTAATTTTTTATTTCATAACTTGGACCTTAATGCGCATTTAGAGGAACTAGAGGTACTGGTTCACGAGAGGAAGCCATCTTATGTGATTAATTTTGCCGCACAAAGCATGGTGGGCGAGAGTTGGCAGAATCCAGGAGATTGGTTCATGACTAATGCAGTATCAACCATTAAGTTTCATGATGTACTGAGAAAATGTGATTTCTTAAAGCGATATGTTCACGTATCTACTCCAGAGGTGTACGGCAGTTGTTCTGGCTTTGTAGATGAGAGCTTTCCTTTTAATCCCAGCACCCCATATGCAGTTTCGCGTGCGGCAGCCGACATGAGTTTGCGGACGTTTCGATCAGCCTATAACTTTCCAGTAGTAACTACTCGTGCTGCTAACGTCTACGGACCTGGACAGCAGCTCTACCGAATTATTCCTAGAACCATACTGTTTATATTATTGGGTCGTAAGTTGCAATTGCATGGCGGAGGAATCTCGACTAGATCATTTATACATATGAATGATGTGTCGGATGCTACTTGGAGAATTATGATGAATGGCCAAGATGGACAGACATATCATATTTCTACTAATGAAGTTATTTCCATTCGAAACTTAGTAGAAAAAATTTGCGAAAAATTAAATGTATCTTTCGATGATCATGTTGAGTTTGTTGGTGATCGAGTTGGCAAAGATTCTGCTTACCACTTAGATAGTAAAAAAATTCGTAGCGAACTTGCATGGCAAGACAAAATTACTTTAGAGCAAGGCTTAGATGATTGCATTAGCTGGATAAAATCAAATTTAGAAGTATTAAAGTTGCAGCCCTTTGATTATGAGCACAAGCCTTAA